One genomic segment of Sanyastnella coralliicola includes these proteins:
- a CDS encoding SGNH/GDSL hydrolase family protein, protein MKHMFLIASTIILTVLAACQPTTVEPEISERAGVIPADSTIPHALTDQEGLIGQAPTSISYLALGDSYTIGESVASAERWPVQLQERLNAEQATYQIEYPDIVATTGWTTANLSNAMEEANVDSMSYDLVSLLIGVNNQYQGLPLAQYEEQYTDLLERAINIAGSPDRVFVVSIPDYGYTDFGVSNQESISEDLAQFNASCQSITESYNIAWYNITPISQQWPDVEGLVANDGLHPSGYQYGLWVDSFWEQVLGQLED, encoded by the coding sequence ATGAAACACATGTTCCTGATTGCTTCTACCATCATTCTCACTGTTTTAGCCGCTTGTCAGCCTACCACAGTGGAGCCTGAAATCTCTGAACGCGCTGGGGTGATCCCGGCAGATTCAACGATTCCGCACGCCTTAACTGATCAAGAAGGACTGATTGGTCAAGCTCCTACCTCGATCTCTTACCTCGCGTTAGGTGATTCCTATACTATCGGTGAGAGTGTCGCTAGCGCGGAACGCTGGCCAGTCCAGCTTCAGGAACGCCTCAATGCCGAACAAGCCACTTACCAGATCGAATACCCAGACATTGTGGCTACAACGGGTTGGACCACCGCGAATCTCTCCAATGCTATGGAAGAAGCGAACGTAGACTCTATGAGCTATGATCTTGTAAGCCTGTTGATCGGGGTGAATAATCAATACCAAGGTCTCCCGCTAGCTCAGTACGAGGAACAATACACGGATCTATTGGAACGCGCAATCAATATCGCGGGAAGCCCTGATCGTGTATTTGTGGTTTCGATTCCCGATTACGGCTACACCGATTTCGGCGTTAGCAATCAAGAAAGCATCTCAGAAGACCTTGCACAGTTCAATGCCTCTTGCCAGAGTATTACAGAGAGCTATAACATCGCATGGTATAACATCACCCCTATCTCGCAGCAATGGCCTGACGTCGAAGGATTGGTGGCCAATGACGGCTTGCACCCTTCTGGATATCAATACGGACTATGGGTAGATAGTTTCTGGGAGCAAGTCCTCGGTCAGCTCGAAGACTGA
- a CDS encoding alkaline phosphatase D family protein, with product MKRMILLAILLAFSSSLLAQLASGPMLGYVDLREACVWVQTETSAKVVLQYHPKDDPTQVETIPMTTSSPTFFTGKFILTGLEPGTTYRYIVTVDGQKNRKEGYEFTTQSLWHYRTDPPAFTVATGSCAYINEPEYDRPGKSYGGGYGIFDQIAGMEPDMMLWLGDNIYLREVDYGSRSGIAHRYTHTRGIPEMQKILSVCPNYAIWDDHDFGPNDSDRSYVHKDWTLEAFELFWGNPSFGIPGHPGITTSFAFNDVEFFLLDNRYHRSNYKLETAEHQIWGQEQVDWLIESLKFSKASFKVIATGGQFLSDAAIYENHAQYKKERDEVLRRLDAEGIRNVIFLTGDRHHTELSKVTLPEGNVVYDLTASPLTSRAYDHTDEPNNNRVEGTVVGEHNFAMLEFSGKFRERVCTIKVYDGDGELIWEKELSFD from the coding sequence ATGAAACGAATGATCCTCCTTGCCATTTTGTTGGCGTTTTCTTCTTCTTTGTTGGCTCAGCTTGCTTCAGGGCCGATGCTAGGTTACGTTGACCTTCGTGAAGCTTGTGTTTGGGTGCAGACGGAGACCTCTGCGAAAGTGGTGTTGCAGTATCACCCGAAGGATGACCCAACGCAGGTGGAGACCATTCCGATGACGACCTCCTCTCCTACTTTCTTCACCGGAAAGTTCATTTTGACTGGATTGGAACCGGGGACGACTTACCGTTACATCGTTACGGTTGACGGACAAAAGAACCGAAAGGAAGGATATGAATTCACCACCCAGTCTTTGTGGCATTACCGCACGGATCCTCCTGCCTTCACGGTAGCAACAGGGTCTTGCGCTTACATCAACGAGCCGGAGTATGATCGTCCTGGGAAGTCTTATGGTGGTGGTTACGGGATCTTCGATCAGATTGCTGGCATGGAACCAGATATGATGCTTTGGTTAGGAGACAACATCTACCTCCGCGAAGTGGATTATGGTAGTCGTTCAGGAATAGCGCATCGTTACACGCATACCCGCGGAATTCCAGAGATGCAGAAGATCTTGAGTGTTTGTCCGAACTACGCTATTTGGGATGATCATGATTTTGGTCCGAATGACTCTGACCGATCGTACGTCCACAAGGATTGGACGCTCGAAGCATTTGAACTCTTCTGGGGTAACCCAAGCTTCGGTATTCCCGGACATCCAGGAATCACCACTTCTTTCGCCTTCAATGACGTTGAGTTCTTCCTCTTAGACAATCGTTACCACCGCTCTAACTACAAGTTAGAGACTGCAGAACATCAAATCTGGGGTCAGGAGCAAGTAGACTGGTTGATCGAATCACTGAAGTTCTCCAAGGCTTCCTTCAAGGTTATCGCTACCGGAGGGCAATTCCTCAGCGACGCTGCGATCTACGAGAACCATGCACAATACAAGAAAGAACGCGACGAAGTATTACGTCGACTTGACGCGGAAGGCATCCGCAACGTCATCTTCCTCACCGGCGACCGTCACCACACTGAACTATCAAAGGTGACACTACCTGAAGGAAACGTGGTATATGATCTAACAGCTTCTCCCCTCACATCTCGCGCCTATGACCACACTGACGAACCCAACAACAACCGCGTTGAAGGAACGGTCGTTGGGGAACACAACTTCGCCATGCTAGAATTCTCGGGGAAGTTCAGAGAGCGTGTTTGTACGATTAAGGTGTATGATGGTGATGGGGAGTTGATTTGGGAAAAGGAGCTTTCTTTTGATTAA
- a CDS encoding DUF4349 domain-containing protein has translation MRYLTLIPLFLLGIILASCEGQHANESPSFGYSMESDKHYYNEVETQNGDKSQAGIERKLKKTGNVSFECVAFRDTRNQLRDLVAAHDGYFSNDKESQGNRRMNGNMQAKIPVQNFDRFMADLEAIVPKFESKDVAIDDVTAEFVDVEGQIRSKRALEARFLEIIKSAENVEELLNVERQLEQVRAELELYEGRRKLMLHETTYATLNIHYFVPIAYEKTERQADFGGAFVTGWKGLVFGLEVLLTIWPVLLGGFLLVFFLRRKLILKRVKK, from the coding sequence ATGCGTTACCTCACACTTATCCCGCTCTTTTTACTCGGAATTATTCTTGCCTCATGCGAAGGACAACATGCTAATGAATCACCATCCTTTGGTTATTCTATGGAAAGCGATAAACATTATTACAATGAGGTGGAAACCCAAAACGGAGATAAGTCCCAAGCAGGCATCGAACGCAAACTGAAGAAAACAGGGAATGTTTCCTTTGAATGTGTGGCTTTTCGAGATACCCGAAACCAGTTGCGTGATCTTGTTGCTGCGCATGATGGCTACTTCTCGAACGACAAGGAAAGCCAAGGTAACCGTCGTATGAACGGGAATATGCAGGCGAAGATTCCAGTACAGAACTTTGATCGTTTTATGGCTGACCTTGAGGCTATTGTCCCAAAGTTCGAAAGCAAAGATGTGGCGATCGATGATGTGACCGCTGAGTTTGTAGATGTGGAAGGACAAATTCGCTCAAAAAGAGCCTTGGAAGCGCGTTTTCTAGAGATTATCAAAAGCGCCGAAAACGTAGAAGAGCTCCTAAATGTAGAACGCCAACTCGAACAAGTTCGCGCGGAATTGGAGCTGTACGAAGGACGACGCAAGCTAATGCTTCACGAAACGACTTACGCTACGCTGAACATTCACTACTTTGTTCCTATCGCCTATGAAAAGACCGAACGTCAGGCAGACTTTGGTGGTGCCTTTGTCACTGGTTGGAAGGGGCTTGTGTTCGGACTAGAAGTACTGTTGACCATTTGGCCCGTCCTTCTCGGTGGTTTCTTATTGGTATTCTTCCTTCGTCGTAAACTGATCTTGAAACGTGTGAAGAAGTGA
- a CDS encoding YfiT family bacillithiol transferase, translating into MSNRYPIGEFSAPADYTPQELSKWIDSIEAFPSKMRSLVQNLSDDQTELRYREGGWTIREVVHHCADSHLNSQIRFKWTLTEDKPTIKAYFEDRWATLADYNETDLEPTLKLIEALHAKWVILLKSLNEEQLQRSFIHPEHGMEFKLFQVVANYAWHGEHHLAHVRVALKASV; encoded by the coding sequence ATGTCCAACCGTTACCCCATTGGCGAGTTTTCTGCTCCTGCTGACTACACGCCCCAAGAACTCTCAAAATGGATTGATTCCATTGAAGCCTTTCCTTCGAAGATGCGTTCCCTGGTTCAAAATCTGTCGGATGATCAAACGGAACTTCGCTACCGAGAAGGAGGGTGGACCATCCGCGAAGTGGTTCACCATTGCGCTGATAGTCACCTCAATAGCCAGATCCGCTTTAAGTGGACCCTCACTGAAGATAAGCCTACCATCAAGGCATATTTCGAAGACCGATGGGCCACCCTAGCTGATTACAACGAGACTGATTTAGAGCCAACCCTCAAGCTAATCGAAGCCTTGCACGCGAAATGGGTAATTCTTCTGAAATCTCTCAACGAAGAGCAGCTCCAACGATCATTCATCCACCCAGAACACGGCATGGAATTCAAGCTATTCCAAGTGGTTGCGAATTATGCGTGGCATGGGGAGCACCATTTAGCGCATGTTAGGGTGGCCTTGAAGGCAAGTGTTTGA
- a CDS encoding T9SS type A sorting domain-containing protein, with product MKRLITLMAAVVAAFTMNASDVQLVVEEVDNGGAVPGNTYRVYAQLPSVQHSLHAVFADDQDNLSVETTGSFYQNQYGNYSTIDINPGIIQADPALAYDSWITIGAENNQNNNLWAIGVEYDAFLQGGSLTIDDGAWFVVPTDVRAMPDSKNLILLMQLTTDGTATGALNFQGWDADGGVWQARQVTFSTDNAQVFGCTDQGALNFNNEAEFDNGTCEYAEESSNDTPMNSLTAATDEAVITVFPNPVFEGQFNLQFSERLDLSKDNMIVDIFSMNGQKVLSQEISNGAVIGGNRVIVNHELATGTYTVNITIGEYNEAVQVIVQR from the coding sequence ATGAAAAGACTAATCACTCTAATGGCCGCTGTAGTTGCTGCGTTCACTATGAATGCAAGCGACGTTCAGCTCGTTGTAGAAGAAGTTGACAACGGTGGCGCCGTTCCAGGAAACACATACCGTGTTTATGCACAACTACCAAGTGTACAGCACTCGCTGCACGCGGTATTCGCAGATGACCAAGACAACCTGAGCGTTGAAACAACAGGGTCATTCTACCAGAATCAATACGGAAATTATTCAACAATCGATATCAACCCAGGAATCATCCAGGCTGACCCAGCGTTGGCTTACGATAGCTGGATCACTATTGGTGCTGAAAACAACCAGAACAACAACCTCTGGGCTATTGGAGTGGAATACGATGCCTTCCTTCAAGGAGGATCATTGACAATCGACGATGGCGCATGGTTCGTAGTTCCGACGGATGTGCGCGCTATGCCTGATTCAAAGAACTTGATCCTATTGATGCAATTGACTACCGACGGAACAGCGACAGGTGCGCTGAACTTCCAGGGGTGGGATGCTGACGGAGGTGTATGGCAAGCACGCCAAGTAACCTTCTCTACAGACAACGCACAAGTGTTTGGATGTACTGATCAAGGAGCATTGAACTTCAATAACGAAGCTGAGTTCGATAACGGAACATGTGAATACGCTGAGGAGTCTTCTAACGACACTCCAATGAACAGCCTAACAGCTGCTACAGACGAAGCGGTAATCACTGTATTCCCTAACCCAGTATTCGAAGGGCAGTTCAACCTTCAGTTCTCTGAGCGTCTTGACCTGTCTAAAGACAACATGATCGTAGACATCTTCTCTATGAACGGACAAAAAGTTCTTTCACAGGAGATTTCGAACGGAGCTGTGATCGGTGGCAACCGCGTGATCGTAAATCACGAACTCGCTACTGGAACATACACAGTAAACATCACCATTGGAGAGTACAACGAAGCTGTTCAGGTAATCGTTCAGCGATAA
- a CDS encoding methylated-DNA--[protein]-cysteine S-methyltransferase: MTESIKLHEYKSPLGDLLLGDYLGKLVMADWKYRKKREEIDARIADVLEVEFETELTPLHSTVIQQLDEYFRRKRTSFDLPLLFIGSEFQRSVWKALTEIPFGQTMSYLTLSQKLGDEKAIRAVASANGANAISIIIPCHRIIGSDGSLTGYAGGLPAKKKLLMLEGSLSQMELF, translated from the coding sequence ATGACTGAAAGCATCAAGCTCCACGAATACAAATCTCCATTGGGCGATCTCTTGCTTGGTGACTACCTCGGAAAACTCGTCATGGCCGATTGGAAATACAGAAAGAAACGCGAAGAAATCGACGCGCGTATCGCTGATGTTTTAGAGGTTGAATTTGAAACAGAACTTACCCCTTTGCACAGCACGGTCATTCAACAACTGGATGAGTATTTCCGACGCAAACGAACCTCCTTCGACCTTCCTCTGCTTTTCATCGGCAGCGAATTCCAACGCAGTGTCTGGAAAGCTCTCACTGAGATTCCTTTCGGACAAACCATGAGCTACCTCACGCTATCGCAGAAACTAGGAGACGAAAAAGCCATCCGTGCCGTCGCCAGCGCCAACGGAGCCAACGCCATTTCCATCATTATCCCTTGCCACCGCATCATCGGATCAGACGGCTCACTCACAGGATATGCCGGAGGACTTCCAGCGAAGAAGAAGCTGTTGATGTTGGAGGGGAGTCTTTCGCAGATGGAGTTGTTTTAG
- a CDS encoding carbon-nitrogen hydrolase family protein produces the protein MKIAISQLAPTTSIEENIKGHLADIHANKEADIILFPELSITGYFPSHAKRHPYDRKDAIFDPFVQLSAEHDIVIAIGFPMKTTELPVIAMQFFFPNGKRHVHVKTIIHEDEAPYFTSQGSLQTIDYRGVRMLPAICFEATQEETIRYALNQNVDLFLAAVAKDEQGMVKMETSTVPLIESGVTVAVSNAIGEGEGFVAVGKSYVETSEGKTLIEGNEGLVSVKMKTELPKTQT, from the coding sequence ATGAAAATTGCCATCTCCCAACTAGCGCCCACGACCTCCATTGAAGAGAATATCAAGGGCCATCTAGCTGACATCCATGCGAACAAGGAAGCGGATATCATCCTCTTCCCCGAGCTTTCGATTACTGGATATTTCCCGTCACACGCCAAGCGGCATCCCTATGATCGGAAGGATGCGATTTTCGATCCATTCGTTCAGCTGAGTGCGGAACATGACATCGTAATCGCCATCGGCTTCCCTATGAAAACCACGGAGCTCCCTGTGATTGCCATGCAATTCTTCTTTCCTAACGGAAAACGGCATGTCCATGTAAAGACGATCATTCATGAAGATGAAGCACCTTACTTCACTTCTCAAGGAAGCTTACAAACCATTGATTACCGCGGGGTGCGTATGTTGCCAGCGATTTGCTTTGAGGCTACACAAGAAGAAACGATTCGTTATGCATTAAATCAAAATGTTGACCTATTCCTTGCTGCAGTTGCAAAAGACGAACAAGGGATGGTCAAGATGGAAACATCGACCGTACCACTAATAGAAAGTGGAGTCACGGTGGCCGTTTCCAATGCAATTGGTGAAGGCGAAGGATTCGTCGCTGTAGGGAAATCATATGTGGAGACATCTGAAGGTAAGACCTTGATTGAAGGGAATGAAGGATTGGTATCTGTCAAGATGAAAACCGAACTCCCAAAAACTCAAACATGA
- a CDS encoding energy transducer TonB, with translation MKNLLFLLSILFLSFSLKADMAPYGMKDVILRTDFAAVGKVLTHDNGEVKIQISTVVMDPRFGLRPGDYMRIQYDPYIVCPSLNFGDIEVGKNLMGFFHKTKDGWRFSFYRLYPERNGEYYVEFPEEGIVYHASAEQWTRSVKAYRNHYKLDEDNRLVEFNFESKPNLKKMDELVLAQYHRFHIDQKINFAECIHIERNEMMESVEPEIKRPAPDSTVYVIADEEPSISDSLSTIQDHIEDCAEKEATFLKEMELEGTAYFHLYLNKEGEIYQVEVARGLHPKFDAKVTECLRTVGPFTPAKLRDRPVLYKMTIPIRVK, from the coding sequence ATGAAAAACCTACTCTTCCTTCTCTCAATTCTCTTTCTCTCGTTCAGCTTGAAGGCCGACATGGCGCCTTATGGTATGAAGGATGTGATTCTTCGTACAGACTTTGCGGCTGTAGGGAAGGTGTTGACACACGATAATGGAGAGGTGAAGATTCAAATTTCAACGGTAGTAATGGACCCTCGTTTTGGCCTGCGGCCAGGAGATTACATGCGAATTCAGTACGACCCATATATTGTGTGTCCGTCGTTGAACTTTGGAGATATTGAGGTGGGCAAAAACTTGATGGGCTTCTTCCACAAAACAAAAGATGGTTGGCGTTTTAGTTTTTACCGCCTTTATCCTGAGCGGAATGGTGAATACTATGTTGAGTTTCCTGAAGAAGGCATTGTCTATCACGCCAGCGCGGAACAGTGGACCCGTTCTGTGAAAGCGTATCGTAATCATTATAAGCTGGATGAAGACAACAGGTTGGTCGAATTCAATTTTGAAAGTAAGCCTAACTTGAAAAAAATGGATGAGTTGGTTTTGGCTCAATACCACCGATTCCATATCGATCAGAAGATCAACTTCGCTGAATGTATTCACATAGAACGTAACGAAATGATGGAGTCTGTAGAACCTGAGATCAAAAGACCTGCGCCGGATAGTACGGTGTATGTAATTGCAGATGAAGAGCCGAGTATTTCTGATTCGCTTTCAACCATACAGGATCATATTGAAGATTGTGCCGAGAAGGAAGCTACATTCCTGAAAGAGATGGAATTAGAAGGTACAGCATATTTTCACCTCTACTTGAACAAAGAAGGGGAAATCTATCAAGTCGAAGTCGCAAGAGGCTTACATCCTAAATTTGACGCGAAGGTAACGGAGTGTTTGCGAACTGTAGGTCCATTCACTCCAGCCAAGTTGCGCGACAGACCGGTACTGTATAAAATGACGATTCCGATAAGAGTGAAGTGA